From a region of the Tateyamaria omphalii genome:
- the tolQ gene encoding protein TolQ — translation MEAETLALAHEVDFSMWGLFLRATFTVKLVMIILIVASFWAWAIIIQKLLVYRRARAEADRFDRAFWSGEPLDGLFDQIGPDPGGASEKVFAAGMIEWQRSHREDGGLIAGATSRIDRSMDVAITKEAERLQGGLTVLATVGSSAPFIGLFGTVIGIMNAFIEIAEQQNTNLAVVAPGIAEALLATGLGLLAAIPAVIFYNKLSADSDRIVAGYEAFSDEFATILSRQLDG, via the coding sequence ATGGAAGCAGAAACGCTCGCCCTGGCGCACGAGGTTGATTTCTCGATGTGGGGGCTTTTCTTGCGCGCGACTTTTACGGTGAAGTTGGTGATGATCATACTGATCGTCGCATCGTTCTGGGCGTGGGCCATTATCATTCAGAAATTGTTGGTGTACCGGCGCGCCCGTGCGGAAGCCGACCGATTTGATCGGGCGTTCTGGTCGGGCGAGCCTTTGGATGGGCTTTTTGATCAGATCGGGCCGGACCCCGGAGGCGCATCGGAGAAGGTGTTTGCCGCAGGCATGATCGAGTGGCAGCGGTCGCACCGCGAAGACGGTGGGTTGATCGCGGGCGCCACCAGCCGGATTGATCGCAGCATGGACGTGGCCATCACCAAGGAGGCCGAGCGCTTGCAGGGTGGCTTGACCGTGTTGGCCACTGTCGGATCCTCCGCCCCTTTTATCGGGCTTTTCGGCACCGTCATCGGCATCATGAACGCCTTTATCGAGATTGCAGAGCAGCAGAACACCAACTTGGCCGTCGTCGCGCCCGGCATTGCCGAAGCGTTGTTGGCCACGGGTCTGGGCCTGCTTGCGGCCATTCCGGCGGTCATTTTCTACAACAAGCTGAGTGCGGACAGTGACCGCATCGTGGCCGGGTACGAGGCGTTCTCGGACGAGTTTGCCACGATCCTGAGCCGCCAGTTGGACGGCTGA
- the ruvA gene encoding Holliday junction branch migration protein RuvA — protein MIGKLSGRIDYKATDHVLIDVRGVGYIVYCSDRTLASLPPVGQACALFTDLVVREDLMQLFGFQTLVEKEWHRLLMSVQGVGAKAALAIQGTLGADGVSRAIALGDWNAVKAAKGIGPKIAQRVVLDLKDKAPSVMAMGGTVAEATGDAMAEADVIEPISMAAPPSSAQADALSALGNLGYGPSDAAAAVAQAAGEDPQAETPALIRAALKLLAPKG, from the coding sequence ATGATCGGAAAACTCTCCGGCCGCATCGACTACAAGGCCACGGATCACGTCCTGATCGACGTGCGCGGCGTGGGCTATATTGTCTATTGCTCCGACCGCACGCTCGCGTCACTGCCGCCCGTGGGTCAGGCCTGCGCGCTCTTCACCGACCTCGTGGTGCGCGAAGACCTCATGCAACTCTTCGGCTTCCAGACGCTGGTGGAAAAGGAATGGCACCGTCTCCTGATGTCCGTTCAGGGCGTGGGGGCCAAGGCGGCGCTTGCAATACAGGGCACGCTGGGTGCCGACGGCGTCAGCCGCGCCATCGCTCTGGGCGACTGGAACGCGGTCAAGGCCGCCAAGGGCATCGGCCCCAAGATCGCACAACGCGTGGTGCTGGATCTGAAGGACAAGGCGCCCTCGGTCATGGCCATGGGCGGCACCGTGGCCGAAGCCACCGGCGACGCGATGGCCGAAGCGGATGTGATCGAACCCATATCCATGGCCGCCCCACCGTCCTCGGCCCAGGCCGACGCGCTCTCGGCCCTTGGCAATCTTGGTTACGGCCCGTCGGACGCCGCCGCCGCCGTGGCCCAGGCCGCAGGCGAAGACCCGCAGGCGGAAACGCCTGCGCTGATCCGCGCCGCGTTGAAACTTCTGGCTCCGAAAGGGTAG
- the ruvB gene encoding Holliday junction branch migration DNA helicase RuvB has translation MTDASDPTLRGAPLPDDDAGGFDRALRPQLLSDFVGQAEARANLRVFIQSAKQRGEAMDHTLFHGPPGLGKTTLAQIMARELGVNFRMTSGPVLAKAGDLAAILTNLEARDVLFIDEIHRLNPAVEEVLYPALEDFELDLVIGEGPAARTVRIELQPFTLVGATTRMGLLTTPLRDRFGIPTRLQFYTEDELFTIVDRNARTLGAPADEGGAREIARRARGTPRIAGRLLRRVVDFAVVDGDGRVTKELADAALTRLGVDHLGLDGADRRYLKLMADHYGGGPVGVETLSAALSESRDALEEVIEPYLLQQGLIQRTPRGRMLAQRAWRDLGLEAPKSSGDLFD, from the coding sequence ATGACAGACGCCTCCGACCCAACCCTGCGCGGCGCGCCCCTGCCTGACGACGATGCGGGCGGCTTCGACCGTGCGCTGCGCCCTCAGCTTCTGAGCGACTTCGTGGGCCAGGCCGAGGCGCGCGCCAACCTGCGCGTCTTCATCCAGTCCGCCAAGCAGCGGGGCGAGGCGATGGACCACACCCTGTTTCACGGCCCCCCCGGTCTGGGCAAGACGACGCTGGCGCAGATCATGGCCCGCGAACTGGGCGTGAACTTCCGCATGACCTCCGGCCCGGTGCTGGCCAAGGCCGGGGATCTGGCCGCGATCCTCACCAATCTGGAAGCGCGCGATGTTCTGTTCATCGACGAAATCCACCGCCTCAACCCGGCGGTCGAGGAAGTGCTCTATCCCGCGCTCGAAGATTTCGAGCTTGACCTCGTCATCGGCGAAGGCCCCGCCGCGCGCACCGTTCGCATTGAATTGCAGCCCTTCACCCTGGTGGGGGCCACCACCCGTATGGGCCTGCTGACGACGCCCCTGCGTGACCGCTTCGGCATCCCCACGCGGCTGCAATTCTACACCGAAGACGAGCTGTTCACGATTGTGGACCGCAACGCCCGCACCCTCGGCGCCCCCGCGGACGAGGGCGGCGCCCGCGAGATCGCGCGCCGCGCCCGCGGCACACCGCGCATCGCCGGGCGCCTCCTGCGCCGGGTCGTGGACTTCGCCGTGGTCGATGGCGATGGCCGCGTCACGAAGGAACTGGCGGATGCGGCCCTGACCCGTTTGGGCGTCGATCACCTCGGCCTCGATGGTGCGGATCGCCGTTACCTGAAGCTCATGGCCGACCATTACGGCGGCGGCCCGGTGGGTGTCGAAACGCTCAGCGCCGCCCTCAGCGAAAGCCGCGATGCTCTGGAAGAGGTGATCGAGCCCTACCTGCTGCAACAGGGCCTGATCCAACGCACCCCACGGGGCCGTATGTTGGCACAACGCGCGTGGCGGGATCTGGGGCTCGAGGCGCCGAAGTCGTCAGGCGATTTGTTTGATTAA
- a CDS encoding DUF1127 domain-containing protein, producing MAAFDTTRPAYGAAPVAGQFKGFVSNLIAQVAAWNDARLTRNALNALTDRELEDIGLVRGDIDEVANRH from the coding sequence ATGGCTGCTTTCGACACCACCCGCCCCGCATATGGCGCTGCCCCCGTTGCAGGCCAATTCAAAGGCTTTGTTTCTAACCTGATCGCCCAAGTGGCTGCCTGGAACGACGCCCGACTGACCCGCAACGCCCTGAACGCCCTGACTGACCGTGAGCTTGAAGACATCGGTTTGGTCCGTGGCGACATCGATGAGGTGGCAAACCGCCACTAA
- a CDS encoding energy transducer TonB, with amino-acid sequence MNTGQVISGIGHAGLIGWMLFGGSFQSEPLPFEVTEVSVISSDAFEALLPSGPAPDTATDVALPVQPDVAPDPVETPVPDEAVEAEPPEPSPAPEPDVVPEPPAPEPEPEVADDAPVQPAPQDQAVVVPEVAPRPVPRQAERVAPDPVAPPEPEAAPDDVQQDAVTESETGETQAEEQEATAPEEATTEIVTEAEEPTGAPTASLRPPARRPSPPVQTAEPAPAPETPSTPAAEPADTSDDVNDALREALGGAEVNVPQGPPLSAGEKDALRVAVSNCWNVGSLSSEALQTTVVVTVDMSQDGTPVIPSIRLASSSGGSQAAAQQAFEAARRAIIRCTRDGYDLPAEKYGQWKEIEMTFNPERMRIK; translated from the coding sequence TTGAACACCGGTCAGGTCATATCGGGCATCGGGCATGCGGGCCTGATCGGCTGGATGCTGTTTGGTGGGTCGTTCCAGTCCGAACCCTTGCCGTTCGAGGTGACGGAAGTGTCTGTGATTTCGTCCGATGCGTTCGAGGCGCTTTTGCCAAGTGGGCCTGCGCCGGACACGGCCACCGATGTGGCCTTGCCCGTGCAGCCAGATGTGGCGCCGGACCCGGTTGAAACCCCTGTGCCTGATGAGGCTGTCGAGGCGGAGCCACCCGAGCCGAGCCCGGCGCCCGAGCCGGATGTGGTGCCCGAGCCGCCCGCGCCCGAGCCGGAGCCGGAGGTTGCCGACGACGCGCCGGTGCAGCCCGCGCCGCAGGATCAGGCGGTTGTCGTGCCCGAGGTGGCGCCGCGTCCTGTTCCGCGTCAGGCAGAGCGGGTGGCGCCCGATCCGGTTGCCCCGCCGGAACCAGAGGCGGCGCCGGATGATGTGCAGCAGGATGCCGTCACCGAAAGCGAAACGGGCGAGACGCAGGCCGAAGAGCAGGAGGCGACCGCACCCGAAGAAGCCACGACCGAGATTGTGACCGAAGCCGAGGAGCCGACCGGTGCGCCGACCGCATCGTTGCGCCCGCCCGCGCGGCGGCCCAGCCCGCCGGTGCAGACGGCGGAACCGGCGCCGGCGCCGGAAACCCCCAGCACGCCCGCAGCGGAGCCTGCGGATACAAGTGATGACGTGAATGACGCCTTGCGCGAAGCACTCGGCGGCGCCGAAGTTAACGTGCCGCAGGGCCCGCCCCTGTCGGCGGGTGAAAAGGATGCGCTGCGCGTTGCGGTGTCGAATTGCTGGAATGTCGGGTCGCTGTCGTCCGAAGCGTTGCAGACCACCGTCGTCGTCACCGTGGACATGAGCCAGGATGGTACGCCCGTGATCCCGTCAATTCGGCTGGCCTCAAGCTCGGGCGGATCACAAGCGGCGGCCCAGCAAGCCTTTGAAGCGGCGCGGCGCGCCATTATTCGCTGCACGCGCGATGGATATGACCTGCCTGCCGAGAAATACGGGCAGTGGAAAGAAATTGAGATGACGTTCAATCCCGAAAGGATGCGTATCAAATGA
- the tolB gene encoding Tol-Pal system beta propeller repeat protein TolB produces the protein MMVRVLCLILMCLAPAWAAAQSGPLRIEITEGVIEPLPVAIPDLVPEGGEAGDWGQRIARVVAEDLAGTGLFREIPSSAFISQISDFAAPVQYADWKAINAQALVAGAVSVNGNQINVKFRLYDVFSGAELGDGLQLAGTTDAWRRIAHKMADVVYSRITGETGYFDSRVVFVSETGPKAERRKRLAIMDYDGANVQYLTGSESIVLAPRFSSTGDRVLYTSYETGFPRIYVLDVGSVQRRVLESQQGTMSFAPRFAPNGQTVVYSLTQGANTDIWAMDVASGKSQRLTSTPAIETAPSFSPNGDQIVFESDRSGTQQLYVMPAGGGEARRISFGEGRYGTPVWSPRGDLIAFTKQSKGRFHIGVMRTDGSEERLLTASFLDEGPTWAPNGRVIMFSRETQGAAGRSTLYSVDITGRNLRPVRTPDGGSDPSWGPLQN, from the coding sequence ATGATGGTTCGAGTGCTTTGTCTGATCCTGATGTGTCTGGCGCCTGCATGGGCTGCGGCACAGAGCGGACCCCTGCGGATCGAGATTACGGAAGGGGTGATTGAACCCTTGCCCGTGGCCATTCCCGACCTTGTGCCAGAGGGCGGGGAGGCAGGCGATTGGGGCCAACGCATCGCCCGTGTTGTGGCCGAGGATTTGGCGGGCACGGGTCTGTTTCGAGAGATCCCGTCCTCAGCCTTTATCAGCCAGATCAGCGATTTTGCAGCACCCGTCCAATATGCAGACTGGAAGGCGATCAATGCCCAGGCGCTTGTGGCGGGTGCCGTGAGTGTGAACGGCAACCAGATCAATGTGAAATTCCGGCTTTATGACGTGTTTTCAGGCGCAGAGCTGGGCGACGGTCTGCAGCTGGCGGGCACCACGGACGCATGGCGCCGCATCGCGCACAAGATGGCCGATGTCGTCTATTCCCGTATCACGGGCGAGACCGGGTATTTCGACAGCCGCGTTGTCTTTGTCAGCGAAACCGGACCCAAGGCCGAGCGCCGCAAGCGGCTGGCGATCATGGATTACGATGGGGCCAACGTGCAGTATCTGACTGGCTCGGAATCCATCGTGCTGGCGCCGCGGTTTTCGTCCACGGGTGACCGGGTGTTGTACACCAGCTACGAGACGGGCTTTCCGCGCATCTACGTTCTGGATGTGGGCAGCGTGCAGCGCCGTGTGCTGGAAAGCCAGCAGGGCACGATGAGCTTTGCCCCGCGCTTTGCCCCCAATGGGCAGACGGTTGTCTATTCCCTGACGCAGGGCGCAAACACTGACATCTGGGCGATGGATGTGGCGTCGGGTAAGTCGCAGCGGTTGACCTCGACCCCCGCCATTGAGACGGCGCCCAGCTTTAGCCCCAACGGAGACCAGATCGTGTTCGAAAGTGACCGGTCGGGCACGCAGCAACTCTATGTCATGCCTGCGGGCGGGGGCGAGGCGCGGCGCATTTCCTTTGGCGAGGGGCGGTATGGCACGCCCGTGTGGTCGCCGCGCGGGGACCTGATCGCCTTTACGAAACAGTCCAAGGGCCGGTTTCACATTGGCGTGATGCGCACCGACGGATCGGAAGAGCGTTTGCTGACCGCGTCGTTCCTGGATGAAGGGCCCACATGGGCGCCCAATGGCCGCGTCATCATGTTCTCGCGCGAAACCCAAGGCGCGGCGGGCCGTTCGACGCTCTATTCGGTGGACATCACGGGCCGGAACCTGCGACCGGTGCGGACGCCCGACGGCGGGTCGGACCCGTCCTGGGGCCCATTGCAGAATTGA
- a CDS encoding carboxylate-amine ligase produces the protein MGRSEPSFTLGIEEEYLVVDATTLDLVAAPEELMRDCADRLGDKVSPEFLQCQIEVGTGVCKTIAEARADLAHLRRTVKELCNAYGLEPVAASTHPFAEWQEQTFTDKERYRALEKDLAGVARRMLICGMHVHVGIEDADLRIDLLNQFSYFLPHLLALSTSSPFWEGVEMGLHSYRLGVFDNLPRTGLPPLLSSYAEYQRSVGTIIDTGIIEDASKIWWDLRPSRQFPTLESRICDVVPLLDDALAIAALTQSLMRMLYTLGRDNKRWRQYDRFLIEENRWRAQRYGLTKGLIDFGAGEIVPFADILEDLITLLEPHAEHLGCLDEMQHVRGILDHGTSSQRQVAVYGDAIEAGAGEAEALKEVVRSLVSEFSVGI, from the coding sequence ATGGGGCGCAGCGAACCGTCGTTCACACTGGGCATCGAGGAAGAATACCTTGTCGTGGATGCCACGACCCTTGACCTGGTGGCTGCACCCGAAGAGCTGATGCGGGACTGCGCCGACCGCTTGGGCGACAAGGTCAGCCCCGAATTCCTGCAATGCCAGATCGAGGTCGGCACGGGCGTATGCAAGACCATTGCCGAGGCGCGCGCGGACCTGGCGCATCTGCGGCGCACGGTGAAAGAGCTGTGCAACGCCTACGGTCTTGAGCCGGTGGCGGCGTCAACGCATCCGTTTGCCGAATGGCAGGAGCAGACGTTTACCGACAAGGAACGTTACCGCGCGTTGGAAAAGGATCTGGCCGGGGTGGCTCGCCGGATGCTCATTTGCGGTATGCACGTGCATGTGGGTATCGAGGATGCAGATCTGCGGATCGACCTGCTGAACCAGTTTTCGTATTTCCTGCCGCACTTACTGGCCCTTTCGACGTCATCGCCCTTTTGGGAAGGGGTGGAGATGGGCCTCCATTCTTACCGCCTGGGTGTTTTCGACAACCTGCCGCGCACGGGTCTTCCGCCGCTCTTGTCGAGCTATGCCGAATATCAGCGATCCGTAGGGACCATCATCGACACCGGCATTATCGAGGATGCCAGCAAGATCTGGTGGGACCTGCGCCCTTCGAGGCAGTTCCCGACGCTGGAATCACGCATTTGCGATGTCGTGCCCCTGTTGGACGACGCGCTTGCGATTGCGGCGCTGACGCAAAGCCTGATGCGGATGCTGTATACGCTGGGCCGGGACAACAAGCGGTGGCGGCAGTATGACCGGTTTCTGATCGAGGAGAACCGGTGGCGGGCGCAACGCTATGGGCTGACCAAGGGGCTGATTGATTTCGGCGCGGGCGAGATCGTGCCCTTTGCTGATATTCTTGAAGATCTGATCACGCTGTTGGAACCCCATGCCGAGCATCTGGGATGCTTGGACGAGATGCAGCATGTGCGTGGGATATTGGACCATGGCACCAGTTCTCAGCGCCAGGTGGCGGTGTACGGGGATGCGATCGAGGCCGGGGCGGGGGAGGCCGAGGCGTTGAAAGAGGTCGTGCGATCCTTGGTGTCCGAGTTCAGTGTGGGGATTTGA
- a CDS encoding tetratricopeptide repeat protein encodes MGKRFIVGFALALAVAAPALAQDQTLADIRQELIVLNTEVQRLKRELSTTGGVSGGVTGAGTVLDRVNVIERELRRLTDKTEQLEFRINSVVTDGTNRVGDLQFRLCELEPGCDIAALGDTPVLGGGEAPATTPAAPQAPAPNVPQLATQEAADFERAQEALASGDFRAAADQFATFNETYPGGPLAVEAEVRRGDALEGLGDVREGARAYLSAFTLSPEGPLAAEALYKLGAALGRLGQTQEACVTLAEVGVRFPGAPVISDAQGAMQNIGCS; translated from the coding sequence GTGGGAAAACGGTTTATTGTGGGGTTTGCGCTGGCGCTGGCCGTAGCCGCACCTGCGCTGGCGCAAGATCAGACGTTGGCCGATATCCGGCAGGAGCTGATCGTGCTGAACACCGAGGTGCAGCGCCTGAAGCGCGAGTTGTCGACGACCGGTGGCGTGTCGGGCGGTGTCACCGGTGCGGGCACCGTGCTGGACCGCGTTAACGTGATTGAGCGCGAGTTGCGCCGCCTGACCGACAAGACCGAACAGCTGGAGTTCCGGATCAATTCCGTCGTGACCGATGGGACGAACCGCGTTGGCGATCTGCAGTTTCGTCTGTGCGAGTTGGAACCTGGCTGCGACATCGCCGCCCTTGGCGATACGCCTGTTCTGGGCGGGGGTGAGGCGCCAGCGACCACACCCGCTGCGCCGCAAGCGCCCGCGCCGAATGTTCCGCAACTGGCCACGCAGGAGGCTGCGGATTTTGAGCGGGCGCAGGAGGCGCTCGCATCCGGTGACTTTCGCGCCGCCGCAGACCAGTTTGCGACCTTTAATGAGACCTACCCGGGCGGGCCGCTCGCCGTAGAGGCCGAGGTACGGCGCGGCGATGCGCTGGAGGGTCTGGGCGATGTGCGTGAGGGCGCGCGCGCCTATCTGTCCGCCTTTACCCTATCGCCTGAGGGACCGCTCGCCGCCGAGGCGCTTTATAAGCTGGGGGCAGCGTTGGGCCGGTTGGGCCAGACGCAGGAAGCCTGCGTGACCCTGGCTGAGGTTGGCGTGCGCTTTCCCGGCGCGCCGGTGATTTCTGATGCGCAAGGTGCGATGCAGAACATCGGCTGTTCCTGA
- the pal gene encoding peptidoglycan-associated lipoprotein Pal, with translation MKLRTSMLMLCAALGVAACTDPARLGGAGAGNDPFANGAAGGVVPGSASDPASPAYFQQAVGDRVLFAVDQSTLTPEGRATLDGQAVWLLQNADFTAVIEGHADEQGTREYNLALGARRADAARAYLVSQGVQPGRLQVVSYGKERPIEVCSEEACYAKNRRAVTVLAGGLTS, from the coding sequence ATGAAACTGAGAACGTCAATGTTGATGCTGTGTGCGGCGCTGGGTGTCGCCGCCTGTACCGATCCGGCCCGCCTGGGCGGTGCCGGTGCAGGGAATGACCCGTTTGCAAATGGGGCCGCTGGCGGCGTGGTGCCGGGCAGCGCATCCGATCCCGCTTCGCCTGCGTATTTCCAGCAGGCTGTGGGTGACAGGGTGCTGTTTGCCGTTGACCAGTCCACGCTGACGCCCGAGGGCCGCGCAACGCTGGACGGGCAGGCCGTGTGGCTGTTGCAGAACGCCGATTTCACCGCAGTGATCGAAGGCCACGCGGATGAACAGGGCACGCGGGAATACAACCTCGCCCTTGGTGCGCGCCGCGCTGATGCCGCCCGTGCCTATTTGGTGAGCCAAGGTGTGCAGCCGGGCCGCTTGCAGGTCGTCAGCTACGGCAAGGAGCGCCCGATTGAGGTGTGCAGCGAAGAAGCCTGCTATGCCAAGAACCGCAGGGCTGTTACGGTGCTGGCCGGTGGGTTGACCAGCTAG
- a CDS encoding YbgC/FadM family acyl-CoA thioesterase, which yields MTPHRFPLTVYYEDTDMAGVVYYANYLRYIERARSEIVEQCGLDQVAMRSEGLVFVVTRVEADYISPARMADRLEVVTTHRAASPVRWTFDQEVQRGGQVLFRAHVVAVTMTTAGKPVRLPAEIRAMNT from the coding sequence ATGACCCCGCATCGCTTTCCGCTGACCGTTTACTATGAAGACACCGATATGGCCGGTGTCGTCTATTATGCGAACTACCTCCGCTATATCGAACGTGCGCGGTCCGAAATTGTCGAGCAGTGCGGGCTGGATCAGGTCGCTATGCGGTCAGAGGGGCTGGTGTTCGTCGTTACGCGGGTGGAGGCCGATTACATCTCGCCCGCGCGGATGGCCGATAGGTTGGAGGTTGTCACGACCCACAGGGCCGCGAGCCCGGTGCGCTGGACCTTTGATCAGGAAGTGCAGCGGGGCGGGCAGGTGTTGTTCCGCGCCCATGTCGTTGCCGTAACCATGACAACGGCCGGAAAACCGGTGCGTTTGCCCGCGGAAATCCGCGCAATGAACACATAA
- the ruvC gene encoding crossover junction endodeoxyribonuclease RuvC, whose product MRILGIDPGLRHMGWGIIDADGPRLRHVANGICNSSGDDLSLRLLSLFDQITTIIATHAPEAAAVEQTFVNKDGAGTLKLGQARGIAMLAPARAGLSVGEYAPNAVKKTVVGVGHADKRQVAHMVRVQLPGVDISGPDAADALAIAICHAHHGAGQGLAAAVARARA is encoded by the coding sequence ATGCGAATTTTGGGGATCGACCCGGGGCTCCGCCACATGGGCTGGGGCATCATCGACGCAGATGGCCCGCGCCTGCGGCATGTGGCCAACGGCATCTGCAACTCATCGGGCGATGATCTGTCCCTGCGCCTGCTCAGCCTGTTTGACCAGATCACCACCATCATCGCCACCCATGCACCCGAAGCCGCCGCCGTCGAACAGACCTTCGTGAACAAGGACGGCGCAGGCACCCTCAAACTCGGACAGGCGCGCGGCATCGCCATGCTGGCGCCGGCACGGGCCGGGCTCAGCGTCGGTGAATACGCGCCCAACGCGGTCAAGAAAACCGTGGTCGGCGTGGGCCATGCCGACAAAAGGCAGGTGGCCCATATGGTGCGCGTGCAACTGCCCGGTGTGGACATCTCCGGACCGGATGCCGCCGACGCGCTCGCCATCGCCATCTGTCACGCCCATCACGGCGCGGGGCAGGGGCTCGCTGCCGCAGTCGCAAGGGCACGCGCATGA
- a CDS encoding lytic murein transglycosylase, whose product MSITRRTLLLGFGAAALSACADTVPRSSSAPTGLPPDLRPTPNAAYDAWVASFRTRATSQGISSSTLSAGFRGTGYLPGVVRRDRNQTEFTRTLEDYLSIAASDERVSKGRAAFARHRDTLSAVEARYGVPANIVTAIWGLESFYGERRGDVPVISATSTLAFDGRRGAFFEKQLIEALRILQSGDVTPANMTGSWAGAMGHTQFIPTSYQAFAVDFTGDGRRDIWSDDPSDSLASTAAYLSRNGWRAGQSWGREVTGDASGSVIQPQPGGPRFAVTRNFRVIKTYNNSDSYAIGVGHLADRIAGGGPLRGSFPPDQFGLTKDDRITLQQRLTARGFDTGGADGVIGNNTRAAISAYQANQGLSPTGDPSLELLRRLGG is encoded by the coding sequence ATGTCCATCACCCGCAGAACCCTCCTGCTCGGCTTCGGTGCCGCAGCCCTCTCCGCCTGCGCGGACACTGTCCCCCGCAGCAGCAGTGCGCCAACCGGCCTGCCCCCGGACTTGCGCCCGACGCCGAACGCCGCCTACGACGCATGGGTCGCCAGCTTCCGCACCCGCGCCACGTCCCAGGGCATCTCGTCCTCCACGCTCAGCGCCGGATTCCGAGGCACCGGCTACCTGCCGGGCGTCGTGCGCCGCGACCGCAACCAGACCGAGTTCACCCGCACGCTCGAAGACTACCTGTCCATCGCCGCCTCGGACGAACGCGTGTCCAAAGGGCGCGCGGCCTTCGCTCGCCACCGGGACACTCTGAGCGCGGTCGAAGCGCGCTACGGCGTGCCCGCCAACATCGTGACCGCGATCTGGGGCCTGGAAAGCTTCTACGGCGAACGGCGCGGCGACGTGCCGGTGATCTCGGCCACCTCCACGCTCGCCTTCGACGGACGCCGCGGCGCGTTCTTTGAAAAGCAGTTGATCGAGGCGCTGCGCATCCTGCAATCGGGCGACGTGACGCCCGCCAACATGACCGGCTCCTGGGCGGGCGCAATGGGACACACCCAGTTCATCCCGACATCCTACCAGGCGTTCGCCGTGGATTTCACCGGCGACGGGCGGCGCGACATCTGGTCCGACGATCCCTCCGACAGCCTCGCCTCCACCGCGGCGTATCTCTCGCGCAACGGCTGGCGCGCGGGACAAAGCTGGGGTCGCGAAGTGACGGGTGACGCCTCGGGCAGCGTCATCCAGCCCCAACCCGGCGGCCCCCGCTTCGCCGTGACACGAAACTTCCGCGTGATCAAAACCTACAACAACTCCGACAGCTACGCGATTGGCGTCGGCCATCTCGCCGACCGCATCGCAGGCGGCGGCCCGCTGCGCGGCAGTTTCCCGCCAGACCAGTTCGGCCTGACCAAAGACGACCGCATCACGCTCCAACAGCGCCTCACAGCGCGCGGCTTCGACACAGGCGGCGCCGACGGCGTGATCGGCAACAACACCCGCGCTGCGATCTCGGCCTATCAGGCCAACCAAGGCCTGTCTCCGACAGGTGATCCTTCGCTTGAGTTGCTGCGTCGCCTGGGCGGCTGA
- the tolR gene encoding protein TolR has protein sequence MGAGVIQKDGGGSRRRKRSRARPMSEINVTPFVDVMLVLLIIFMVAAPLLTVGVPVNLPETAANALPTDQEEPLTITVTATGEIQIQTTAVARDELIGRLRAIATERDSDQVFLRADGAVPYEQVMQVMGALNAGGFSNIGLVTDIGGPTLDGEEG, from the coding sequence ATGGGCGCGGGTGTCATTCAAAAAGACGGGGGCGGGTCGCGGCGGCGCAAGCGTAGCCGGGCGCGCCCGATGTCCGAGATCAACGTCACGCCCTTTGTGGACGTGATGTTGGTGCTGCTTATTATCTTCATGGTGGCGGCGCCGCTCTTGACCGTGGGGGTGCCTGTGAACCTGCCCGAGACGGCGGCCAATGCCTTGCCCACGGATCAGGAGGAGCCGTTGACCATCACAGTGACGGCGACCGGAGAGATCCAGATCCAGACCACCGCTGTCGCGCGGGACGAGTTGATCGGTCGCTTGCGCGCCATTGCGACCGAGCGGGACAGTGATCAGGTGTTTTTGCGCGCCGATGGTGCCGTGCCTTATGAGCAGGTCATGCAGGTGATGGGCGCGCTGAATGCGGGTGGGTTTTCCAACATTGGCCTTGTGACAGATATTGGCGGGCCGACCTTGGACGGCGAGGAGGGGTAA